A window of Citrus sinensis cultivar Valencia sweet orange chromosome 7, DVS_A1.0, whole genome shotgun sequence contains these coding sequences:
- the LOC102608175 gene encoding peroxidase 10-like translates to MEQQRQSSSRLSFLHLSCVMFLSTLVSCQLDYKYYDDTCPSLTRIVRYGVWSAISNETRMAASLLRLHFHDCFVKGCDGSVLLDDTSTTKGEKNAFPNRNSARGFEVIDAIKANLEKACPATVSCTDILTLVAREAVFLGGGPFWAVPLGRRDGLTASESEANNLPSPFEPLQNITAKFTARGLDLKDVVVLSGGHTIGFAQCLSFKNRLFDFSGSGKPDPTLDASLLQSLQSTCPSQADSDTKLVALDSVTTNKFDNIYFQNLVNKSGLLQSDQALMGDNRTAAMVQYYSKYPYFFSKDFGASMVKMANIGVLTGQDGEIRKNCRVVN, encoded by the exons ATGGAGCAGCAGCGGCAGAGCTCTAGCAGACTTTCCTTTCTTCACTTGTCCTGTGTCATGTTCCTGAGTACTCTAGTGTCCTGTCAActtgattataaatattatgacGACACTTGCCCCAGCTTGACAAGAATAGTTCGATATGGGGTTTGGTCCGCCATATCAAATGAAACAAGGATGGCAGCCTCTCTCTTGCGGCTTCACTTCCATGATTGTTTTGTCAAA GGATGCGACGGTTCTGTACTGCTTGATGATACCAGCACAACTAAAGGGGAGAAAAATGCGTTTCCTAACCGAAACTCAGCCAGAGGTTTTGAGGTCATTGACGCTATTAAGGCTAATTTGGAGAAAGCTTGTCCAGCCACTGTTTCTTGTACTGATATATTAACTCTTGTGGCAAGAGAGGCTGTATTTCTA GGTGGTGGTCCGTTTTGGGCTGTACCCTTAGGTCGCCGAGATGGCTTAACAGCAAGTGAGAGCGAAGCTAACAATCTGCCATCTCCTTTCGAACCTTTACAGAACATCACCGCAAAGTTCACTGCGAGGGGTCTTGATCTGAAGGATGTTGTTGTGCTCTCAG GTGGGCACACAATTGGCTTTGCTCAATGCTTGTCATTCAAGAATAGGCTATTCGACTTCAGTGGCTCTGGAAAGCCTGATCCAACACTTGATGCTTCACTACTACAAAGTCTGCAAAGCACGTGTCCCAGTCAAGCTGATTCTGATACAAAACTGGTTGCTCTGGATTCTGTCACTACAAACAAGTTCGACAATATTTACTTCCAAAATCTGGTGAACAAATCTGGGTTACTCCAGTCAGATCAAGCTCTCATGGGAGACAACAGAACTGCTGCAATGGTTCAATATTACAGCAAGTACCCTTACTTTTTCTCCAAAGATTTTGGTGCATCAATGGTGAAGATGGCCAACATAGGTGTATTAACTGGGCAAGATGGGGAGATAAGGAAGAATTGTCGCGTCGTGAACTAG
- the LOC107178621 gene encoding WEB family protein At5g55860-like, producing the protein METEDEERKENPGSKTSDLEAKTKAELKRAKDNAMQSWLDSKPLIDELERLKATLASAKNRCSMSNMIVSELQAELDSTTKSIMSKKEEEVNATMMIKELSQALAETRQELEALKLATDEERRARSNLKQVLRLKRQKLRTSQLALRATRIESEACRASAAEALRCIGISETDGAITVQMTQEEYHALKRRAEEEASLAEWRVSVSMEQREGVEASRDFALSRLQETRLRRRSRMSVKDEKIAGQEAREMAEELDSKIKAEGQENRGFAFPKARAKLINAESSRSRGKSQQMRRSKSNNNNGNSLVKKRRTSIFHQIKDFIVRSITRLFG; encoded by the coding sequence ATGGAAacagaagatgaagaaagaaaagaaaatcccGGCAGCAAAACATCGGATTTGGAGGCCAAGACAAAGGCGGAACTCAAGAGAGCCAAAGATAATGCTATGCAGTCGTGGCTTGACTCCAAGCCTCTAATTGACGAGCTTGAAAGGCTAAAAGCAACCCTAGCGAGCGCTAAAAATCGTTGTTCAATGTCAAATATGATTGTCTCAGAGCTTCAAGCCGAACTTGATTCAACTACCAAGTCCATCATGTccaaaaaggaagaagaagtcAACGCCACAATGATGATCAAAGAGCTAAGCCAGGCGTTGGCTGAAACAAGGCAAGAGTTGGAAGCCCTAAAGCTGGCCACGGATGAAGAACGGAGAGCAAGATCAAACTTGAAACAAGTACTAAGGCTTAAGAGACAGAAGCTTCGAACATCACAGCTTGCACTTCGAGCTACGAGGATAGAGTCAGAGGCTTGTAGGGCGTCCGCTGCGGAAGCACTTCGATGTATTGGAATTTCAGAAACGGACGGTGCTATTACGGTCCAAATGACACAGGAGGAATATCACGCGCTAAAAAGAAGGGCTGAAGAAGAAGCATCACTAGCAGAGTGGCGCGTTTCTGTGTCAATGGAACAGAGGGAAGGAGTTGAGGCAAGCCGAGACTTTGCTTTATCAAGATTGCAGGAGACCAGATTGAGAAGAAGATCAAGAATGTCAGTGAAAGACGAAAAGATTGCCGGACAAGAAGCAAGGGAGATGGCAGAGGAACTAGATTCAAAAATCAAAGCCGAAGGGCAAGAAAACAGAGGATTTGCATTTCCGAAGGCCCGAGCCAAACTTATTAATGCTGAATCCAGTAGGAGTAGGGGGAAATCCCAACAGATGAGAAGATCAAAGAGCAATAATAACAATGGAAACTCCTTggtaaagaaaagaagaacaTCAATTTTTCATCAGATCAAGGACTTCATCGTACGAAGTATAACAAGATTGTTCGGATGA